One window from the genome of Pyrobaculum ferrireducens encodes:
- a CDS encoding ferredoxin → MIYVKVDRWLCTGCGLCQGAVFEMVEGLSAVRREYRLDGRIDEGVVGEELLPNVMRAARACPNGGITWRRLGGDFG, encoded by the coding sequence GTGATTTACGTAAAGGTTGATAGGTGGCTGTGTACTGGTTGCGGCTTGTGTCAAGGTGCCGTTTTTGAAATGGTTGAGGGCCTGTCGGCCGTGAGGAGGGAGTATAGGTTAGACGGGCGTATAGACGAGGGCGTCGTGGGGGAGGAGCTGTTGCCCAACGTCATGAGAGCCGCCAGGGCCTGCCCCAACGGTGGGATTACCTGGAGGAGGCTAGGTGGTGACTTCGGATAA
- a CDS encoding aldo/keto reductase, which yields MKCVKSVWCVPEIGLGTFGIGGDFWRRDDSNDFEWVRALRRGFELGLRLVDTSELYGDGHAEELIKIAASGVEEVLVVSKIHPTTLEPEEVFKRLSRSAERLGRRPWIAMLHWVPAGYTICDVVKVLEAAVARGLADHYGLSNVTHSQLASALTCAKKLQPAAVENRYSLRYRRDELDVLPLAQREGLLYLGYSALERGALALDPLLGSIGRRYEKSAVQIALNWYTKIPNVVPVVKASNARHVEEIAQSIGWEIKEEDWKLIDKQFYIYRLQY from the coding sequence GTGAAGTGTGTAAAATCAGTGTGGTGTGTCCCCGAGATTGGGCTCGGCACATTTGGCATTGGGGGTGATTTCTGGAGGCGTGACGATTCCAACGACTTTGAGTGGGTCAGGGCGCTGAGGCGGGGCTTTGAGCTGGGCCTCCGCCTCGTCGACACCTCTGAGCTGTACGGCGACGGACACGCCGAGGAGTTGATAAAAATCGCCGCCTCGGGCGTCGAGGAGGTGTTAGTCGTGTCGAAGATACACCCAACTACGTTAGAGCCTGAGGAGGTGTTCAAGAGGCTGTCCCGCTCGGCCGAGCGGCTGGGGAGGAGGCCTTGGATCGCCATGTTGCACTGGGTGCCCGCCGGCTACACGATATGCGACGTCGTCAAGGTTCTCGAGGCCGCCGTGGCTAGGGGGCTGGCCGACCACTACGGCTTGAGCAACGTTACCCACAGCCAGCTGGCGTCGGCGCTTACCTGCGCGAAGAAGCTACAGCCAGCCGCCGTGGAGAATAGGTACAGCCTGCGCTATAGAAGAGACGAGCTCGACGTCCTGCCCCTCGCCCAGAGGGAGGGGCTCCTCTACCTGGGATACAGCGCTCTTGAGCGGGGGGCCCTGGCCCTCGACCCCCTCCTCGGGAGTATTGGGAGGAGGTACGAGAAAAGCGCCGTGCAGATCGCGCTTAACTGGTACACCAAGATACCCAACGTGGTGCCCGTGGTCAAGGCCTCGAACGCGAGGCACGTTGAAGAGATTGCCCAGTCCATCGGCTGGGAGATAAAAGAAGAGGACTGGAAACTCATAGATAAGCAGTTCTACATATATAGACTCCAGTATTAA
- a CDS encoding winged helix-turn-helix domain-containing protein: protein MAKYDLDVIARILLALLQGPMGRTQLYMRTRLNYPRFLEYLEFLKQRELVVERDGSVRLTERGHEVAKALERALDELL, encoded by the coding sequence ATGGCTAAGTACGATCTTGACGTGATTGCCCGCATACTCCTAGCCCTCCTCCAAGGCCCCATGGGGAGGACGCAGCTATACATGAGGACCCGGCTCAACTACCCCCGCTTCCTCGAGTATCTAGAGTTCCTGAAGCAGAGGGAGCTGGTGGTGGAGAGGGACGGCTCGGTGAGGCTGACGGAGAGGGGTCACGAAGTTGCAAAAGCCCTGGAGAGGGCCCTGGACGAACTTCTATAG
- a CDS encoding thiamine pyrophosphate-binding protein — protein MNVAQVVVKCLEQLGVKRIYGLIGTSILDFIDAVRDSGLRYISTRHEQVAVSMADAEGRVTGKPGVAAVHAGPGFLNSLISVANAYKDVSPLLLISGAVKRRLGGLDSWLEVPQREIIKPIVKAAYRIDKPLDAAKIVAEAYSIAASPPQGPVFIEVPEDVWSMSSEYMPCRAEVRPPPPVPVDGVKKVAELLSRARRVVILAGGGVNSEEGSRLLLQLAERWRIPVAVTGNGRGAFPEDHPLFLGRAGFGGGNIVADHALARADLVLAVGAGLSDTTTYGYNYVPRGDIVVVNLDPLAEKKPIPYTIYFYGDAVDFLRKLLATDLNIKLDEDWYRELEGVRANWNTLLEEALSRKYQGFVNPSKFFHKLDKALPREIVMIGGQGLHIVYTFSFVRIRAVRGYLAAFNLGAMGFAFPAALGAKLAMPERDVYAVVGDGEFMMTVQDLETAVREKIPVKVIIVNDNSYRVLYARQKAQKMGRVFGTLHTNPDFVKLTDAFGVEAMSINSDEEIPKAVKYITEKSEGPRVLEIKIHPDDLPPMNIEAALRF, from the coding sequence ATGAATGTAGCGCAGGTTGTTGTTAAGTGTTTGGAACAGCTAGGCGTAAAGAGAATTTACGGATTGATAGGTACATCAATTTTAGACTTCATAGACGCAGTTAGAGACAGCGGTTTAAGGTACATCTCAACGCGCCATGAGCAGGTCGCCGTGTCGATGGCAGATGCCGAAGGGAGGGTAACAGGCAAGCCAGGCGTGGCCGCCGTGCATGCAGGCCCTGGCTTTTTAAATTCTCTAATCTCGGTGGCAAACGCATACAAAGACGTGTCGCCTCTATTGTTAATATCTGGCGCAGTTAAAAGAAGGCTCGGCGGGCTGGATTCGTGGCTAGAGGTGCCGCAGAGGGAGATTATCAAGCCTATCGTCAAGGCCGCCTATAGAATCGACAAGCCGCTAGACGCCGCCAAGATAGTGGCAGAGGCCTATTCTATCGCCGCCTCACCACCACAGGGGCCGGTCTTTATCGAAGTTCCAGAAGATGTATGGAGTATGTCGTCTGAATACATGCCGTGCCGGGCAGAGGTGCGCCCCCCTCCACCAGTTCCGGTGGATGGAGTTAAGAAGGTGGCGGAATTGCTGTCGAGGGCTAGGAGAGTGGTTATTCTTGCTGGTGGTGGTGTGAATAGCGAGGAGGGGTCAAGGCTTTTGCTACAGCTAGCGGAGAGGTGGCGAATACCGGTGGCTGTGACTGGAAATGGACGCGGTGCCTTCCCCGAGGATCACCCACTTTTCCTGGGGCGGGCTGGGTTTGGTGGGGGTAACATAGTTGCGGATCACGCATTGGCTAGGGCTGATTTAGTATTGGCTGTGGGGGCGGGGCTCTCCGACACGACTACCTACGGCTACAACTACGTCCCTAGGGGGGACATCGTCGTGGTTAACCTCGACCCGCTGGCTGAAAAGAAGCCTATTCCCTACACCATATATTTCTACGGCGACGCGGTCGATTTCTTGAGGAAGCTCCTAGCTACTGATCTAAATATAAAACTTGATGAAGATTGGTACAGAGAATTAGAGGGGGTGAGGGCGAATTGGAACACGTTGCTGGAAGAGGCGCTTTCAAGAAAGTACCAAGGTTTTGTAAATCCCTCGAAGTTCTTCCACAAACTTGACAAGGCGCTTCCCAGGGAAATTGTAATGATTGGCGGGCAAGGATTGCACATAGTCTACACCTTCAGCTTCGTGAGGATAAGAGCGGTGCGGGGATACCTTGCAGCCTTTAACCTAGGGGCTATGGGCTTCGCCTTCCCGGCGGCGCTGGGGGCTAAACTGGCGATGCCAGAGCGCGATGTATATGCCGTGGTGGGCGACGGCGAGTTTATGATGACTGTGCAAGATCTAGAGACGGCGGTTAGGGAGAAGATTCCGGTAAAGGTTATAATCGTAAACGATAATTCTTACAGGGTCCTTTACGCTAGGCAAAAGGCGCAGAAAATGGGCAGAGTCTTCGGCACGCTCCACACAAATCCAGATTTTGTAAAACTAACAGATGCATTTGGTGTAGAGGCCATGTCGATAAACTCAGACGAAGAGATACCCAAAGCCGTGAAATATATCACGGAAAAAAGCGAAGGACCCAGAGTTCTTGAAATTAAGATCCATCCAGACGATTTACCTCCAATGAATATAGAGGCCGCGTTGAGATTTTAA
- a CDS encoding serpin family protein → MKIAVLTAIATAAVIAVALYLVYLAAQGGSEAPPAEPPTGSPPLNLTERGGVVNYSSYGRFAVELYRRIALQEMDRNLVISPYTVYKAFAMAYAGASGATREEIKRVMGFGEDSCVLPRAGRGVEEGVAAWLQADMPVTDSYLSRLRCIGAEVRRVDFKRDVKGALRHINKWIEERTRGLVKGLIPEDYPVGWVPHAVLVSTLFFNGSWWPESFVRVGKAEFGGVGPVEYMSLSLGSCSDPSLRGRASEDVVVVELLFRDTDVAMYIVMPVDFRRYVETLTFEKLLEAVSTLPDEVVSVKMPLFKAEFKQSIKPLLMDMGVTDAFSPGKADFSHMVDVKKYGGLYIDDVFHGAFIKADENGVVAGAATGVVMKPICAKTGGRHVVIDKPFIFVLADRSTKTIYFIGHVVDPR, encoded by the coding sequence ATGAAGATCGCGGTGCTGACGGCGATAGCGACGGCGGCGGTCATCGCAGTGGCGCTCTACCTGGTTTACCTCGCCGCACAGGGCGGCTCCGAGGCCCCGCCCGCGGAGCCCCCGACGGGGAGCCCCCCGCTCAACCTAACGGAGAGGGGCGGCGTTGTGAACTACAGCTCCTACGGCCGCTTCGCCGTTGAGCTGTACAGGAGGATTGCACTGCAGGAGATGGACAGGAATCTCGTCATCTCGCCGTACACAGTCTACAAGGCTTTTGCCATGGCGTACGCCGGGGCCTCCGGCGCCACGAGGGAGGAGATCAAGAGGGTGATGGGATTCGGCGAAGATTCCTGTGTGTTGCCGAGGGCGGGACGGGGTGTGGAGGAGGGCGTGGCCGCTTGGCTCCAGGCGGATATGCCGGTTACGGATAGCTACTTGTCGAGGCTGAGGTGCATCGGCGCCGAGGTGAGGAGGGTGGATTTCAAAAGAGATGTCAAGGGGGCTCTGAGGCATATCAACAAGTGGATTGAGGAGAGGACCAGGGGCCTAGTCAAGGGCTTAATCCCAGAGGACTACCCAGTCGGTTGGGTGCCGCACGCAGTGCTGGTGTCTACGCTGTTTTTCAACGGGAGCTGGTGGCCCGAGAGTTTTGTGAGAGTGGGCAAGGCCGAGTTTGGAGGGGTCGGCCCCGTGGAGTACATGTCTCTGAGTCTGGGGAGCTGTAGTGACCCCTCTCTTAGGGGGAGGGCCTCCGAAGACGTTGTTGTCGTCGAGTTGCTCTTCAGAGATACAGACGTCGCCATGTACATAGTCATGCCTGTGGATTTCCGTAGATATGTGGAGACGCTGACTTTCGAGAAGCTACTAGAAGCCGTCTCCACGCTACCAGACGAGGTGGTGAGTGTGAAGATGCCCCTCTTCAAGGCCGAGTTTAAGCAGTCAATCAAGCCCCTCCTCATGGACATGGGCGTCACGGACGCCTTCAGCCCCGGCAAGGCGGACTTCTCACATATGGTGGACGTGAAGAAATACGGGGGGCTCTACATCGACGACGTTTTCCACGGCGCGTTCATAAAGGCTGACGAAAACGGCGTCGTGGCGGGCGCGGCCACGGGGGTAGTTATGAAGCCTATCTGCGCCAAGACGGGAGGCCGCCACGTCGTTATAGATAAGCCGTTTATATTCGTGCTGGCCGACAGGTCCACGAAGACTATATACTTCATAGGCCACGTGGTCGACCCTAGATGA
- a CDS encoding formate--phosphoribosylaminoimidazolecarboxamide ligase, which yields MSQILKKYDLDHLAIATVASHTALQILRGAKKYGFRTIAVARGEETARFYRQFSFIDEVWTADFSNFRKAAEKLASSNAVLIPHGSYVEYVGWRQALEAPVPTLGCRELLRWEADQFKKMSLLEKAGIPIPKVYRSAEEAEGPVIVKLFGAKGGRGYFVARNREELARKLASVSEPYIVQEYLFGVPAYYHYFASPVYSRVEIFGADIRYESNVDGRTFGWAEPTFVVVGNLPLVLRESLLPRIQDYGERFAKAVEEMVGCRMAGPYCLESIIKDDMSIVVFEFSGRIVAGTNIYMGYGSPYSVLYFDRPMDMGERIAHEIREAAKSGKLEHLFT from the coding sequence ATGTCGCAAATACTAAAAAAATACGACCTCGACCACCTCGCCATAGCTACTGTGGCTTCCCACACAGCTCTCCAGATATTAAGAGGAGCTAAGAAGTACGGCTTCCGGACTATTGCGGTGGCCAGGGGGGAGGAGACGGCGCGTTTCTACCGCCAGTTTAGTTTTATCGACGAGGTGTGGACCGCGGATTTTTCTAACTTTAGAAAGGCGGCTGAGAAGCTGGCTTCCAGCAACGCGGTGTTGATCCCCCACGGATCCTATGTAGAGTACGTGGGGTGGAGGCAGGCGCTGGAGGCCCCGGTGCCCACGCTTGGGTGTAGAGAGCTGTTGAGGTGGGAGGCTGATCAGTTTAAGAAGATGTCTCTTCTGGAGAAGGCCGGGATTCCCATTCCGAAGGTCTACCGCTCGGCTGAGGAGGCCGAGGGGCCTGTCATCGTCAAGCTCTTCGGAGCCAAGGGGGGTAGGGGGTACTTCGTGGCGCGGAACAGAGAGGAGCTCGCCCGCAAGCTCGCGTCTGTGTCCGAGCCGTATATAGTACAGGAGTATCTCTTCGGCGTACCTGCGTATTACCACTACTTCGCTTCCCCCGTCTATTCTAGAGTGGAGATATTTGGCGCAGATATTAGGTACGAGAGCAACGTGGATGGGAGGACCTTCGGCTGGGCAGAGCCGACGTTTGTAGTGGTGGGCAACCTCCCCCTGGTGCTCAGGGAGTCCCTCCTGCCGAGAATACAGGACTACGGCGAGAGGTTCGCAAAGGCCGTGGAGGAGATGGTCGGCTGTAGGATGGCCGGGCCCTACTGCCTTGAATCGATAATAAAAGACGACATGTCCATAGTGGTTTTCGAATTCTCGGGGAGGATCGTGGCTGGTACCAATATCTACATGGGCTACGGCTCGCCCTACTCAGTGCTTTACTTCGACAGGCCAATGGACATGGGGGAGAGGATAGCCCACGAAATTAGGGAGGCGGCTAAAAGCGGCAAATTAGAACATCTTTTTACATAA
- a CDS encoding 2-hydroxyacid dehydrogenase translates to MGKYKIVVLSPVPEALLRMWAAPIAQKYGISLEDVEVVTFFEPNYDEISREVANADVVVGDYTFRFKIDASLCGKMAKVKLIQQPSTGYDHIDVESCAKRGIPVANIGGANAISVAEHTIMLALMLLKRAVYAHERLVGGQWTQGELMNTIGEIYGKTWGVLGMGRIGREVAVRAMSFGAKVVYYDVVRKEDVEKLGVEYRPFNRLLTESDILSIHVPLTPQTKGMIGERELRMMKPSAVLINVSRGEITDEAALAKAVREGWIAGVGVDVFSTEPPPHDHPLLQAAREGFNVIVTPHIAGATNEARLRIINVTLENVFKVLAGLKPDNVVNIP, encoded by the coding sequence ATGGGGAAGTATAAGATTGTCGTCTTGTCGCCTGTTCCAGAGGCATTGTTAAGGATGTGGGCCGCGCCCATTGCGCAGAAATACGGCATATCTCTTGAAGATGTTGAGGTAGTCACATTCTTTGAACCCAATTATGATGAGATTAGCCGAGAGGTTGCCAATGCTGACGTTGTTGTTGGGGATTACACTTTCCGGTTTAAAATCGATGCGTCTCTCTGTGGAAAAATGGCGAAGGTAAAATTAATACAGCAACCAAGTACTGGCTACGACCATATAGATGTAGAGTCTTGTGCAAAGAGGGGGATACCCGTGGCCAACATCGGAGGGGCTAACGCCATTTCAGTCGCTGAGCACACCATAATGCTTGCACTTATGTTGTTGAAGAGGGCTGTATATGCCCATGAGAGGCTTGTTGGCGGCCAGTGGACTCAAGGCGAACTTATGAACACAATTGGAGAGATATATGGCAAGACATGGGGCGTCTTGGGCATGGGTAGGATAGGTAGAGAGGTAGCCGTTAGGGCTATGAGCTTCGGCGCCAAGGTGGTATACTACGATGTGGTTCGTAAGGAGGATGTGGAGAAGCTAGGCGTTGAGTACAGGCCATTTAACAGACTTCTGACAGAGAGCGACATTCTCAGTATACATGTACCGCTTACCCCGCAGACCAAGGGGATGATAGGCGAGCGCGAGCTTAGGATGATGAAGCCCAGCGCGGTGCTTATCAACGTATCACGTGGAGAGATTACAGACGAGGCGGCGCTTGCAAAGGCGGTTAGAGAAGGCTGGATCGCGGGGGTCGGGGTTGATGTATTTTCTACAGAGCCGCCGCCGCATGACCACCCGCTTCTGCAAGCCGCCAGGGAGGGGTTTAACGTTATTGTGACACCTCACATAGCCGGCGCTACTAATGAGGCTAGGTTGAGGATTATAAACGTCACTCTTGAAAATGTGTTTAAGGTACTCGCGGGTCTGAAACCGGATAACGTCGTAAATATACCATGA